The following are encoded together in the Bombus huntii isolate Logan2020A unplaced genomic scaffold, iyBomHunt1.1 ctg00000083.1, whole genome shotgun sequence genome:
- the LOC126876557 gene encoding venom serine protease Bi-VSP-like isoform X1: protein MWRDPNVVGVAFQKKGKKSKGVQNFSRSRTVNTCGAWPWIAALGFRNPRNPDKPLWKCGGSLISARHVLTAAHCAHMDGIENIHNHNIVILRLVEEVPFSRYVYPICTKEPLRKSNFVGYNPLVAGWGALRYRRPRRNALMEVQMPVIKNAECKIAYSKFPNAPDITDGIICAEHAQGGEDSCTADRGGPLLIQHELTSYLIGIVSYAYKCGTAGYPSVYTRVTSYLDFILQAMQ, encoded by the exons atgtggcgtgatccgaacgtagtgggggtcgccttccagaaaaaaggaaaaaaatcgaaaggcgttcagaacttttcgagaagtcgaaccgtcaacacatgtg gcgcttggccatggatcgctgcattaggttttcgtaatccccgaaacccagacaaaccactatggaagtgcggaggttccctgatatcggctaggcatgttttgaccgcagcacattgtgcacatatggatggaatagaaaacatacacaatcataatattgtcattcttagattggtggaggaggtgccattttcga ggtacgtatatcccatttgtacgaaagagcccctacgaaagagcaacttcgtcggctataacccccttgttgctggatggggagcattaagatata gacgaccacgacgtaatgcattaatggaagtacaaatgccagtgattaagaacgccgaatgcaaaatagcttattccaaatttcctaatgcacctgatatcactgatggtataatatgcgccgaacatgctcagggtggagaggattcttgtacg gctgaccgcggcggaccactgctgatacaacatgaattaacctcgtatttaataggtattgtgtcttatgcttataagtgcggcacagctgggtatcccagcgtttacactagggtcacatcgtaccttgacttcattctccaagcgatgcaataa
- the LOC126876557 gene encoding venom serine protease Bi-VSP-like isoform X2, with product MIEYRIGAWPWIAALGFRNPRNPDKPLWKCGGSLISARHVLTAAHCAHMDGIENIHNHNIVILRLVEEVPFSRYVYPICTKEPLRKSNFVGYNPLVAGWGALRYRRPRRNALMEVQMPVIKNAECKIAYSKFPNAPDITDGIICAEHAQGGEDSCTADRGGPLLIQHELTSYLIGIVSYAYKCGTAGYPSVYTRVTSYLDFILQAMQ from the exons atgatcgaatatcgaatag gcgcttggccatggatcgctgcattaggttttcgtaatccccgaaacccagacaaaccactatggaagtgcggaggttccctgatatcggctaggcatgttttgaccgcagcacattgtgcacatatggatggaatagaaaacatacacaatcataatattgtcattcttagattggtggaggaggtgccattttcga ggtacgtatatcccatttgtacgaaagagcccctacgaaagagcaacttcgtcggctataacccccttgttgctggatggggagcattaagatata gacgaccacgacgtaatgcattaatggaagtacaaatgccagtgattaagaacgccgaatgcaaaatagcttattccaaatttcctaatgcacctgatatcactgatggtataatatgcgccgaacatgctcagggtggagaggattcttgtacg gctgaccgcggcggaccactgctgatacaacatgaattaacctcgtatttaataggtattgtgtcttatgcttataagtgcggcacagctgggtatcccagcgtttacactagggtcacatcgtaccttgacttcattctccaagcgatgcaataa